The genomic DNA GGGTGGTACTGACCGGGCCCGTGACGTCAGCGTGCGCGGCAGCCAAGGCGGCCGAATCCTGCACAAACCGGACGTTGAGCTGCCGTTCGCGACTCCAGGCACTGAGCGCACCCGTGGCATCATTAATGACGACCACGGGAGCGGCACGCCGCCACGGCTCCGCTTCGAAAGTTTCTTCCAGGACGCGCCACAACATCCGGTCGATGTTGTCGGGTTCGTGTTCGTCTGGTGTCATCGGGGTAGATCCTCCCACTGGGTGCCGACGGGTTCGGCGGTTAATTGCCCGGCCGTGATCGAGGCCAGGTGTGCGTTAAACCGTTCGAGTGCCCCGCCTTCGTCTTCGACTCCGACGGTCATGGTCGCCTGGGGGCCTGCGTACTCGGTGCCCAACACGGTGTACTGTGCCGACCGTAATTCGTTCTCTACGCGTCCAACCTCCCCGTGGGGTGCTTGCACCGCAACATGCAACATCCGCTGGCGAATACGCATCGGGGTCTGCTCCAACGCGGCGACCACCGTATCCGAATAGGCCCGGACGAGGCCGCCGGCTCCGAGCTTGACGCCCCCAAAGTAGCGCACGACGATCGCACACACATCGGACAGATCGGCATATTCGTCACCGTCATGCAGCGCACGGAAATTCGTCAGCGCTTGCAACATCGGCATCCCGGCGGTTCCGGCGGGTTCGCCATCGTCGGAGGAACGCTGAACGTCGCGATCCGGGCCTAACACGAATGCCGGCACGACGTGGGTGGCTGCGTGATGCACTCCCCGGACTTCGTCAATCCAGGCTCTGGCCTCGTCTTCTGTCTCGACGCGACGGATCATACCGATAAACTCAGAACGGCGGATATCTAAGGTAACCTCCACCGGATTGCGGTGGGACACCACGGTATAACGTCTCGTACGAGCAGAATCAGCATGTTGCATGCACCCAAGTCTACCCAGGAGCACTATGCGTCATCTCGCACTGACCGGCGGCATCGGATCCGGCAAGTCCACCGTCGCCCAATTTTTCGCCGAACGTGGCGCAACCATCATCGACGCCGACGCGATTTCCCGCGACCTCATGGAACCCGGTCAACGGGTCCTGGCTGAGGTTATCGAGACTTTCGGCGACCACCTGCTGGATGATGCCGGCCGGCTCGACCGGCAAGCGCTGGCCGAGGTGGTGTTCAGCGACGACGAGGCCCGGGAACAGCTCAACGCGATCGTGCATCCGGCCGTGCGCGCCGAAGCGACCCGACAGCGCGAAGCCGCTGCCGCCGCTGACCCTGAGGACGCCGTGATTATCCAAGACATCCCGTTGTTGGTTGAAACCGGACAGGCGGATACCTACGACGGCGTCATTGTCATCTATACCGATCATGACACTCGGTTGCAACGGCTCGTCGAAACCCGGGGGATGAGCCTTGCGGACGCCAAGGCGCGCATCGCAGCCCAAGCCACCGACGAGCAGCGCAAGGCGGTGGCCGACTGGGTCATCGACAATTCCGGTTCGCTCGAAGACACCGAAGCCCAGGTCGATGCCGTGTGGCGTCAGCTGCGAGGCTGACGGGTCACCACAGATACAGATGTAACTGCACACCAGCACCTGCGCCGCCCGGGGAGCCCTTAGCCAGGGGGCGAACAAGTGGTCGCGATTCGATAGTCCCGCGTAACATATGGGACATGAGTATGGCCCGAGAAATTAAGCGCGTCGTCGCCCCGTTCAAAGTCGAGGCACCCTATGAGCCTGCCGGCGACCAGCCCCAAGCCATCAAAGAGCTTACCGAACGCATCGAGGGTGGCGAAAAGGACGTGGTCCTGCTCGGCGCCACCGGTACCGGGAAATCGGCCACAACCGCATGGCTTGTTGAACGGTTACAACGGCCAACCCTGGTGCTTGTTCAAAACAAGACCTTGGCCGCCCAGTTAGCCAATGAGTTCCGCGAGTTGCTGCCCCACAACGCGGTCGAATACTTCGTGTCGTACTACGACTATTACCAACCCGAAGCCTACGTCCCACAAACCGATACGTTTATTGAAAAAGACTCCTCAATTAACGAAGAAGTCGAACGCTTACGCCACTCGGCGACCAACGCCCTGTTGACTCGACGAGACACCATCGTCGTGGCGACCGTTTCATCGATCTTCGGTCTCGGGACACCAGAAGAGTACATTGCTCAGATGGTTACGCTTCGCGTCGGAGATATGTTGGACCGGGATGATCTGCTGCGGCAATTCGTGCAGATGCAATACGCTCGCAACGACACCGACTTCCACCGCGGTACCTTCCGGGTACGCGGCGATACGGTCGAGATCATTCCCATGTATGAAGAGCTCGCGGTGCGGATCGAGTTCTTCGGTGACGAAATCGAAACGATTCAAACGCTGCATCCGCTGACCGGCAACGTCGTCCGCGAGGAAGAAGAGATGTACATCTTCCCGGCATCCCACTACGTTGCCGGCGATACGCGCATGTCGCGCGCGATCAAAGACATCGAAAACGAGCTGCGGGATCGTCTCCAAGAACTCGAATCCCAGAACAAGCTGTTAGAGGCACAGCGGTTGCGCATGCGCACCACCTATGACCTCGAAATGATGCAGCAGATGGGGTACTGCAATGGCATCGAGAACTACTCGCGCCACATCGACGGACGAGCACCCGGATCCGCCCCGCATACGCTGCTTGATTATTTCCCCGACGACTTCCTCTTGGTCATCGACGAGTCGCACGTGACCGTGCCGCAGATCGGCGGCATGTACGAAGGGGATGCCTCCCGCAAGCGCACTCTCGTGGACCACGGGTTCCGGCTCCCGTCCGCATTGGATAACCGGCCCCTGAAATGGGACGAATTCCTGGAGCGAATCGGCCAGACGGTTTACCTGTCTGCCACGCCGGGCCCCTATGAACTCAGTCAAGCCGACGGTGTCGTTGAACAAATCATCCGTCCTACCGGGCTGATTGACCCGCAGATCATCGTCAAAGAAACCAAGGGCCAAATTGATGACCTCATGGATGAGATCAATCTGCGCGTCGAACGCGATGAGCGCGTCCTGGTGACGACTCTGACGAAACGGATGGCCGAAGACCTTACCGAATATTTGCTCGACCACGGCGTCAAAGTCGAATATTTGCACTCCGACGTCGATACGCTGCGCCGTGTCGAACTCATGACAGAGCTACGTCGCGGTATTTTTGACGTCCTGGTCGGGATTAATCTACTTCGCGAAGGTTTGGACCTTCCCGAAGTCTCGCTCGTGTCGATCCTCGACGCCGATAAGGAAGGCTTCTTACGGTCGAACCGCTCGCTCATCCAGACCATTGGGCGTGCAGCTCGTAACGTTTCGGGTGAGGTACATATGTACGCAGATAAAATCACCGACTCGATGCAGTACGCCATCGATGAGACAAATCGCCGACGCGAAATTCAGATTGCGCACAATAAGAAACACGGCATTGACCCCCAGCCGCTTCGCAAACGCATCGCTGATATTACCGATCAGCTGGCACGTGAGGACGCCGATACCGCGGATCTCATGTCCGGCATGGCAGGCATCAAAACTGGTTTCGATTACGGTATGGGCAAACGTGGTTATACCGCGGCGATTACCGAGGATCAACAACGCGCCGCAATGACAGCCGAGGACGGAAAGGTCGCCAAGCTGGCCGCAGTGCCGGCCAAAGACCTCTCCGATCTGATTCAGCAAATGTCCGATCAGATGCACCAGGCGGCAGAAGACCTCAATTTTGAGCTCGCCGCACGGTTACGTGATGAAGTATCCGAACTCAAAAAAGAGCTTCGCGACATGCAACGCGAAGGTCACGCGTAGCCACGAAAGCTGATCCAACAGCGAGTCGAGCTCCCGTCGTGATGCAAGAGGTTTTCCTGGTATAGTCTGATCCGAACAAGGGAGTATCCCAAAAGCTCCGCACACGTCAACACGTCGAACATCGTGGTTCGGCCGGGTGCGGACCCCGTATCTACGTCGGGGGAGAGACTTGTGGACTCAAAGCTACCTAAAAACTAGGAAGGACTCCCTTACATGGAGATTACTGGGTTTACTTGGGCTGTCACGATTGCCGTGATTGTCGGCTTGTTATTATTCGACTATTTTTTTCACGTCAGAAAATCACACACCCCCACTATCAAAGAGGCCGCCATTTGGTCTGCGCTCTACGTGGGACTGGCGCTGGCTTTCGGTCTAGTGTTCTTTTTCCTCGGCGACACCGACTATGCGGTCGAGTACTACGCCGGTTTCATTACCGAAAAAGCTTTATCGGTTGATAACCTTTTCGTGTTCATGATCATCATGACCAGCTTCAGTGTGCCGCGACAGTACCAGCAAAAAGTGCTGCTATTTGGTATTACGTTCGCGCTGATCAGCCGCACCATCTTTATTCTTGCGGGTGCAGCCATCCTCGAGTGGTGGTCGGACGCCTTCTACATCTTCGGTATCTTCTTGCTCCTGTTAGCCGGCCAGCAACTGAAGTCGGAGTTCTCATCCGCTGACGAGGCGCAGTCCGAAGCCGACAACTTTTTGGTCCGGTTTGCCCGCAAAATCCTCCCGGTCGCTGAACACTACGACGGTGATAAGCTCACCACCAAAGTCGACGGCAAACGCCTCGTGACTCCGATGCTGCTCGTCATGGTCGCGATCGGTGCAACAGATATTATCTTCGCGCTCGACTCGATCCCGGCGATTTTCGGCTTGACTCAAGAACCCTATATTGTCTTCACCGCTAACGCGTTTGCCTTGTTGGGTCTGCGCCAGTTGTACTTCCTCATCGACGGGCTGCTCGATCGGTTGGTGTACCTCGGGTACGGTCTGGCCGCGATTCTCGGGTTCATCGGGATCAAGCTCATGCTGCACGCGCTGAGCCAGAACAACCTGCCCTTCATCTACGACGGCCAAGATGTGCCAGTCCACGAACCAAGTACCGGCACCTCACTCCTGGTGATTATTGGCATCCTGGTGGTCACCATCGTATGGTCGCTGCTCAGCCCACGTGGCAAAGCGCTCCGGGCTCTGCAGAACGCTGAGAAATTCGCCCACCGGTACACCCAACTCCCGGATGACGCCCCAGCCGAAGAGCGCGCCGCTGCCGGCCAGAAGATGGATTACTGGACTCAGCGTGCCGAAGAAGTTGAGCACCGTTATCTCGACGAACTCATCGAGCACAAAGACCAGTGGTCGGCCATTATCAGGATCGGACATGAGACACGACTCGAGGACGCGAACCGTCGGGGCATCCCAGCGCTGACGTCCCAAAAGATTGTGCGAACCAAGGGGCCGGTCCTAGCCCCCGACACCAACGGCAAACCCAATGCCTCCGAGTCCTCTGAATCATCGGATCTCAAAGACTAGCGTCACCTCAGAGGTATAAAGGCTAGCCACACCCCCGTCAGTTATCCCAGTAGGTATTTCTGATGGGGGTTTGTGCTGGGTCTAACCACGGAGCTGGAATCCAGTAGAGCACCCCATCAGGATCCCAGGTGGGCGTCCAAACTCCTTGGTGGACGCGGGTGTGGCACGCGTTGCACAACAAAATCAGGTTGGTGATGTCGGTGCCACCTTCGTGGAGCCAATGTTGAGCATGATGTCCTTGAGTCCAAACCGGAGGGACTCGGCATCCCGGCCCTCGACATCCACCTCGCATGCCAGCGGCGAGGATTTGGTCATCGCTAAACACGCGCTTCCCGCGGCCAAGAAAGAGCGGAACACCGGCTTGGTTAAAGATCGCCGGGATGATTTTGGCATCACAGAGATCCTGCAGCACAGCCGCCGGGGAGACCGAACCCGTTTGGAAGTTGTGCGAAACATAAGGATGCCCACGCGCTGTTCCACTTTCTGCTGTATCCGAAGGGTTTGCGTCATCCGGTGCGTCGTGTGCTGGGGCGTGCGTCCACCAGTGCGGTGCCAATAGCGGATCTGGATCGAAAGAGTTTTCCGACTCCGGGATGTCCGGGGGTTCGTCTTCACCGGCGACGTGTTGAAGGGGAGTCACTGAAGCTGGAACGCCTGGATCGAAGCCGTTGAGGCCGGGTGGCCGCCGGTGTTCCGCATCGAGGTGGAAACGCGCGTCGAGTCGATCCTGTTGCATGCGAATCAGGGTTTCATAATCCATCACGGTCCATAAAATGGCGGGTGCACGTTTATATTCGGGCATGCCCTCTGAACCGGGGGATCGTTTCCCTTGGGCCTTGAGCATCGTGATGAACACGTCGTGGGCTTTCTCTGCTCGGCTTCTAGGGTCGAGTTTCCGAAGCTCTTCACGGCTGACTGGTTCTCCCTGATCGGTTTCAACGAAGGTCGCGGGGTCATCCACGGCATCGTCCATCCGGTCGTGGAATAACGCCAACCGTTCTTCTGCTGACATCTCATCGTTATAGGGAGTCGGTCCGCCCAGGTCCAGCTCATCGAATAATCCAGGCCTGTGCCCTTCTCGCTCGTCGGCATCGTCGAACGCATCCGCAGCAGTCTCACTAGCTACCTCTGCGTATTGCTCTTGTGACTGTCCCGGGTCTCCTACGGCCGAATGCGTAGGCGGTTTCGGTTGTGCAGGGTGGCGGTTCGTTCCAGAACCAGGGGTTGGATCGCTCGGGTCCGCTGTGGCCGATTGCGGGGCCTCCGAGTCTTCGTCGGCACCTTGGCGGAATTTGTCTTGGTTGACTTTGAAGTTCAGTCCCGCCAGAATGAGCGCCTCGATCAGTTCCACGTTCGCCACATCGGTCACGAGGTTGAGGTGAAGTTTGCCGCGGGCAATCCTCGTGCGCAGTGAGTTGCTAACTTTCGTGAGACGTTCTTCGGGTGAAGGCCCGTCGGGATCAATAATGTGGGCGACCTGGTTGAGCCAGGCTGTCGATTCGTCGGCCAATTGTTGTGCGGTCATGCGCTGGGATGCATCGGTGAAGATCGAATCCATCGACTGGAGGACCTCTGTGGCGTTGTCTTTGGTCAGGCCTGCCGCGAGACAGAAATCGTAAAATCTTTTGGCGATGTGCGTCATGCGGTCCATATTTTCCGACGGGATAGCCCCGTTGGCATAGGCCTGGGCCATCTGCGGTAACACTGGCTCGCGTCCGATCCCGACGATGGTGGTGGGTTCGGCGGCGATCAACTCGGCTCGAGCATAATGTTTCCCCATCTGGCGGGTGTCGACTTGGAAACGGTCTGCCAACCAACGTTTTCCGGTCTTAAACAAGTTCACTGAGGCCGGTATCCCGAGCACAGTGTCGCGATCGAGGTCATACGCCCGATCCGCTAGACCCGTAAGGTTAGATACCATCGCGTCCTGGACGCGCAGGGTGGTCACCAGATTGTCGACCATACCCGGGAGCGTGTTGTAATAATCTTCTGGGGCTTCGGGGGTGGGTCCGGCGTGTTTTCCCACAGATCCCACGGTCTGCTCCGCAGCGGGAGCTGACCACATGGTGTCCCAATCCCTTGCGGTAGCGAACCTATGGCGGGCGAACTCGTGGTAGGCCGTGGGGTCCGTGAGTTTGTCATATTGGCGCCTAGCCACACGCAATTGCAACGCCTGGAGAGAGCCCAACGACAATCCGTCCAGCACCTCATCCGAGATGAGCTCCGTGGTGTCAGGAATGGTCGTCACCATGGTTTTCACCCCCGCTGTGAACTGAATATAAAGCGCGCTCTGGATGGTACTCAGTGTAGAAACCCACGCACGTATCGCAGGAACAACAGGTGGTAATTGGGGAAAATCTCGACCGGATTGGCCGGGCTGTGGAAAAGGCTCAGCGTGGGGTCGAAGGTGCCGAGGCAGGGACCCCGTCGGGCCGGATCATCGCGTGTAAGCGGTTGAAAATCTCTGCTCCCGCTTGTGCGATCCCATCATGGTGCCACCGGTCCGATTCCCAAACCTCGAGGTTGGCCACCTGTTGGGCCGTGGTGATGGAAAGATCACGGTCGACGTAGACATCGTCGGTATATACCAGTGCAGCGACGGGAACCGTATTGGACGCCAACTGGTCAAGGTCATAGAGCGTGCCCCACGCATTGTACGTAGCGATGAGTTCCGTGGCCCGAGCGATAGGCTGCAGCGCGGGGTCGAGCTGGGTGTACCAGTCGAAGCACATTTCCCCGGTGAGCAGGGGAGTATCGGCCTTTTTGGGGTTGAAATCCGGGAACTCAGCCAAGACGCGCTGGGCTGCCCAATTGGTAGGTTGTGCTCCGGGTTGGGCGTAAATGGCTTCATGCAGGATCAGGTATAACGGGTTGGTGGCCCGGGAAACCTGCTGGTAAACGGCGTCCAAAAAAGAGTCCGACAGCGTGTTCGTGCCCGGGATGAACGCTTCTTCTAGCACGTAGTGCAGCGCGTCGATTCGAGTATTGCCCCCCAAATACATGCCCAAAGCCTGCACCCGGCCCACTGTCAACGGTGACCCATCAGGCAGCACGATGTCACCACGACGCACGCGACGGTAGATATGCGTCAAGATTTCCAGGTCAGTGGGGAAACGTCGGAAGTATTGGCGGTTGCGGGCCCGCATACGTTGATACGTGGCCTGATAGACCTGGTCGGCCGGTCCCTCCAGCGGCGGCAAGCCCCCGGTAATCATCGACCCGGCCAGACCCTGCGGGGCAAACGACAGGTACGTGAGGGTACAAAACCCACCGAAGGACTGACCTAACGTCACCCAAGGGTCAGCGCCGAGCGCCAGTCGGATGGCTTCGGCATCGGCCACAATATCGGGGGCTCGGAAGTGACGCAGATAGTGGGCTTGGGCCGACGGGGCGCCACGCTGCACGAGGGTGTGGTGACTGATCGGCGTGGATAGACCGGTGCCGCGTTGGTCGAGCATCAGGACGCGGTAATGTTTCAGGGCTTCAGCCAACCACCCGCCAACCCGCGAGGGTCGCGACCCTTTCCCACCAGGTCCGCCCTGTAAAAACAACAGCCAGGGCCTGTCCTGACCGTCAGCAGCCCGGTATTCGCGGGCATAGACCGTCAGCTGCTCTCCGTCGGGCACGCTGTGGTCCAACGGGACGGTGAAATGGTGATCGACAATCCCGGTCCCGTCCTGCATCCAGGCAAGCGTTCCTGCGGTGTGAGTGACTGACATCGTGGGCTCCTTGGACGACGGCTCGAACGGTGGCTTGTGTCTCGAGTCTAGCGTTGGGCTGCTTCGCGCAGAGCGGCCCCGTCAAGCCGGTAGGTGGTCCAGCCGTCCATCGGGTAGGCACCTAACGACTGATAGAAGTCAATGGCCGGGGTATTCCAGTCGAGCACCGAGCATTCATAGCGGGCGTACCCGCGTGCCACCGCGAGCTCAGCAAGATGTACCAACAGCTCTTTCCCGTGGCCGCGACCACGCAACTGCGGGATGACAAAGAGGTCCTCCAACCAGATGCCGTGGACGCCCTCCCAGGTCGAATAGGTTTCAAACCAGATGGCGATCCCGGCCACTTGCACTTGCCCGTCCACCACATCATCGAGCACGTGACAGAATACGCGCGGATTGGGTCCGAATAAATGCTGATGCAACAGCTGCTCGGTGTTGTCGACCGCATCGGGCTCGCGTTCATACACAGCCAACTGGTGAATCAGGTCAAGGATGGCGGCCACATCGTCGGGGGCAGCCTCCCGGACGACGCCGGTTGTCGAGAGCGAAGGGTCAGTCATGGTTGAGGCTCCTCGGTCGTAGCGTTACTTAGAGTAGCGGGGTGCCGACGGACAGGGTGGTGACAGCGGGTGAGCCCTGGTCGTTGGAGGCGCTCAAGTGCACGACGGCGTTGATGGCGAAGTCATGGTTGCCGTTGGGGTCCACCAGTACCTGAGTGACCAACCAGTAGTCGCCGGCCTCGGCGCCTACGTCGGCCATTTCCGCGGCCGTGAGTTCAGGGTGTTTCTCGACCCGGAAGAACTCCGGGACCCGGGCGGCCGGTGAATCGTCGAGGTCTTCGTAGGTACCAAAGTAGTCGTCGAGCGCATCGGCCCAGTTATCCGAGGTAAACGGCACTGCGCCGTCGGGTAGATAGTCCAGGGCCTCAAGACGGGACTCTTGTTCATCGCCAAAGAACTGCACACGCTGGAACATCGCATTGCGCAGCATCACGGTAAACACCCCGATGGTGTCGGTCAGTTTCGGTGGCTCTGGCGGGCTGATGGACTCGTGGTCGGCGATCAACTGGTCGACGTCGTCGGCCATCATGTGTTCCCACTCTTCCAACAGCGAGGAGTCGGTCGTGACGATGATGGTTTCCAACCACTCTTGGAGCAGGTTGAGCTCATCGGTGCGCAGCTCCTGGGGAATCGTCTGGCGCAGCGCCTTGGCCGCGTCGGTCAGGTAGCGCAGTAGCACGCCCTCGGAGCGGGCAATCCCGTAATAGTTAACGTAGTCGCCGAAGCCCATGGCGCGTTCGTACATGTCGCGGACCACCGACTTGGGCTGCAATTCGAATTCGGTCAACCATGGGGCGCCCTGCCGGTAGATCTCAAATTGTTGGCTCAGCAGCTCGGCAAGTGGCTGCGGGTAGGTGAGCTCATCGAGGACCTTCATCCGTTCGGCGTACTCATACCCATCGGCGCGCATCCGCGTCATTTCCTCATCCCGAACTTTGCGCAACTGGGCGGTGAGTACCTGGCGAGGTGCTTCCAGGGTGGCTTCGATGATCGAGACCATATCCACCGCGTAGGTGGGGGAGTCGGTGTCGAGCAGCTCAAACGCCGCCAACGCAAACGGGCTTAGCGGCTGATTCAGTGCGAAATCGGCTTGCAGCTCGACCGTGAGTTCCAGCCGATTGCCCCACTCGTCGGGCTGGTCATTGACCACGACGACGTCGGTGACCAGCAATTCTCGCAGGATGCCTAGCGCCCGACGTTGCAGTGCGGCCTTGGATGCTTTGGTTTCGGCCGAGCGTAGGATCATCCGGCGCACCGAGGTTACCGGGTTACCCGGCCGGGCCAGGATGTTGAGCAGGATCGAATGGGTGATGCGCATGCGCGAGACCATCGGCTCGGGTTCGGCTGCGACAAGCTTTTCGAAGGTGGCCTTGGACCAGGACACGAACCCCTTGGGCGGGGATTTTTTCGGTTGCGATTTCGAGGATTGTGCAATCCGGCGAGCTCGTTCCTCGTCGTTTTTAATCGCGGCGAATTTTTCGGCTGCCTTGGCGTCGGCCAACTGATTTTCGATCACGTGTTCGGGTGCTTGGACCACCACCGTGCCGGCCGTATCGAAACCAGCGCGTCCGGCACGACCGGCGATTTGATGAAATTCCCGGGCGTTGAGGTGGCGCTGTTTGGTGCCGTCAAACTTCGACAGCGCAGTGATCAGTACCGTGCGGATCGGGACATTAATGCCCACCCCCAGCGTGTCCGTTCCGGCGATGACCTTCAGTAAGCCCTCTTGGGCTAGTCGCTCTACCAGTCGGCGGTATTTGGGCAACATCCCGGCGTGGTGGACCCCGATGCCCTGGCGGATCAACCGGTTGAGCGTCTTGCCGAAGCCTGAACTAAACCGGAAGTCACGAATCAGCTCGGCGATGCGATCCTTCTCGGCCCGGGACGTCACCGAGATCGAGGCCAGATTTGTGGCCTGTTCGACGGCATCAAGTTGTGAAAAATGCACGATGTACACCGGGGAGAGCTCAGAGGTCACGAGGGTCTCGACCTGCTGTTGCACCGGGACTTCCGAGTACTCAAAGTACAGTGGAATGGGCCGGGTCGCAGACGATACCGTCACGGTCTTCCGCCCGGTGCGCTCTGTCAGTGAGGTCTCGAAGAAACTGGTATCCCCCAGAGTGGCCGACATCAACACGAACTGGGCCTGCGGCAGCTCCAGCAGGGGGACTTGCCAGGCCCAGCCGCGCTGCGGGTCCGAGTAGAAGTGGAACTCATCCATCACCACGGGCCCGACCTCGAGTCCGGATCCCTCCCGTAGCGCATGAATCGCCAGAATTTCGGCGGTGCAACAGATAATGGGCGCATCCGGGTTAATCGCCGAGTCCCCGGTGACCATCCCGACGTGCTCGGCACCAAAAATCTCGATCAGATCGAAAAACTTTTCCGAGACCAAGGCTTTGATCGGAGCAGTGTAGTAGCTGGTTTGCCCGTTGGCGAGCGCATAGAAGTGCGCTGCGAGTGCAACCATCGATTTGCCCGACCCGGTCGGGGTTGCCATGATGACGTTTTTGCCGTCGGCCAGTTCGGTGACCGCCTCATCTTGGGCGGGGTACAGCTCAATACCGCGGTGGCCGGTCCATTCGACAAACCGGTCATAGAGTAATACCGGCTCGAGCTCTTCGCCGTGGTCAGGATCAGGAATAAAATCAGTCAGTTGCACCTGATCCATCCTAGTACCCCGACGGGTAATGCCCGGCTGGACGAAGATTGCGATTCATAACGCTGACCTGTCAGCCCCCACAGGGGGCGGTTTAGGCTTGGGCTATGGAAAACTTTGTCTGGGATCCTGCCCAATATGCCCACTTCGCCGGTCACCGCGCGCGCCCGTTTGTCGACCTGACCAATGCCATCCAACTGGAGGCGCCGCAGAAAGTCTTCGATATGGGGTGTGGTCCCGGCAATATGACCGTCACACTCGCCCAACGCTGGCCCGAGGCTGAGATCACCGGGTATGACGCGTCAGCGGAGATGATCGAAGATGCCCAGCACATGGTGGCCAACCGTGACGATGACGCGTGGGCTAACGTGTCATTTGCCCAGCAAGAGGCCGGCACGTGGATGCCCCCGGCCGATACCGATGTGATCGTGTCCAATGCGATGTTCCAGTGGCTACCCAATCACATCGATATTATTAGCGGATGGCTGGAATCCCTGAAACCGGGGGCATGGTTTGCGATGCAGGTCCCGGGCAACAGCGTGGCGCGTTCTCATCAGTACATCGGAGAGCTCGCCGCTGAAGAGAAGTTTTCGGTTGCCAAGGACGCAGCGTACACCGGTGAGTCGGTGCACTCGGTGGAAGAATATACTCGGATGCTGCTGGAACACAGCTTCCGTCCCAACGTGTGGGAAACAACCTATCACCAGGTGCTCACGGGCCCCGATCCGGTCTTCGACTGGGTCAAAGGTGCTGCACTGCGGCCCGTGTTACAAAAGCTGGCGGAGCACGATGCGACCCACGTCACCACACTCCACGATGCCTTCGTGCTGCGGTACAAGGCTGAGATGCTCGCCGCCTATCCGCCCTATACCGGTCCGGATGGCCAAGAAGTCACCGTGTACCCGTTCCGACGCATCTTCGTCGTCGGGCATAAAGAACTGGATTATTTTATCTAGCCGGGCAGGTGCCGGCGCGCAGCAAGAACTACCAGCCGCGCTGGCGCCATTCGTCCAAGTGTGGCCGTTCATGGCCCAAGATGGTCGAGCCACCGTGGCCGGGCAGTACGACAGTGTCGTCGTCGTAGACGGCAAAAACGCGTTCGGTCACATCGGTTAGTAGCGAGTCAAAACGTTGCGGATCGTCCCAGGTATTGCCGACGCCGCCGGGGAACAGTGAATCGCCCGAAAAAATAATGGTCGGTTCGTCGCCGTTGGGCACATACACCAAGGCGACGGAACCCGGGGTGTGACCGCGCAGTCCAATAACGTCCAATTCGATTCCGGGAAACTGTGCCTTATCGCCGTGTTTTAGCTCCACTTTGGCCGCAATGCCCGTGGCCTCACGAATCGCTTCGGCGTCGGGGGCACCAGCTGAGGTGGGTACCTTGGTCCGTTCCACGACCTCT from Enteractinococcus fodinae includes the following:
- a CDS encoding IMPACT family protein; translation: MQHADSARTRRYTVVSHRNPVEVTLDIRRSEFIGMIRRVETEDEARAWIDEVRGVHHAATHVVPAFVLGPDRDVQRSSDDGEPAGTAGMPMLQALTNFRALHDGDEYADLSDVCAIVVRYFGGVKLGAGGLVRAYSDTVVAALEQTPMRIRQRMLHVAVQAPHGEVGRVENELRSAQYTVLGTEYAGPQATMTVGVEDEGGALERFNAHLASITAGQLTAEPVGTQWEDLPR
- the coaE gene encoding dephospho-CoA kinase, whose amino-acid sequence is MRHLALTGGIGSGKSTVAQFFAERGATIIDADAISRDLMEPGQRVLAEVIETFGDHLLDDAGRLDRQALAEVVFSDDEAREQLNAIVHPAVRAEATRQREAAAAADPEDAVIIQDIPLLVETGQADTYDGVIVIYTDHDTRLQRLVETRGMSLADAKARIAAQATDEQRKAVADWVIDNSGSLEDTEAQVDAVWRQLRG
- the uvrB gene encoding excinuclease ABC subunit UvrB is translated as MSMAREIKRVVAPFKVEAPYEPAGDQPQAIKELTERIEGGEKDVVLLGATGTGKSATTAWLVERLQRPTLVLVQNKTLAAQLANEFRELLPHNAVEYFVSYYDYYQPEAYVPQTDTFIEKDSSINEEVERLRHSATNALLTRRDTIVVATVSSIFGLGTPEEYIAQMVTLRVGDMLDRDDLLRQFVQMQYARNDTDFHRGTFRVRGDTVEIIPMYEELAVRIEFFGDEIETIQTLHPLTGNVVREEEEMYIFPASHYVAGDTRMSRAIKDIENELRDRLQELESQNKLLEAQRLRMRTTYDLEMMQQMGYCNGIENYSRHIDGRAPGSAPHTLLDYFPDDFLLVIDESHVTVPQIGGMYEGDASRKRTLVDHGFRLPSALDNRPLKWDEFLERIGQTVYLSATPGPYELSQADGVVEQIIRPTGLIDPQIIVKETKGQIDDLMDEINLRVERDERVLVTTLTKRMAEDLTEYLLDHGVKVEYLHSDVDTLRRVELMTELRRGIFDVLVGINLLREGLDLPEVSLVSILDADKEGFLRSNRSLIQTIGRAARNVSGEVHMYADKITDSMQYAIDETNRRREIQIAHNKKHGIDPQPLRKRIADITDQLAREDADTADLMSGMAGIKTGFDYGMGKRGYTAAITEDQQRAAMTAEDGKVAKLAAVPAKDLSDLIQQMSDQMHQAAEDLNFELAARLRDEVSELKKELRDMQREGHA
- a CDS encoding TerC family protein — encoded protein: MEITGFTWAVTIAVIVGLLLFDYFFHVRKSHTPTIKEAAIWSALYVGLALAFGLVFFFLGDTDYAVEYYAGFITEKALSVDNLFVFMIIMTSFSVPRQYQQKVLLFGITFALISRTIFILAGAAILEWWSDAFYIFGIFLLLLAGQQLKSEFSSADEAQSEADNFLVRFARKILPVAEHYDGDKLTTKVDGKRLVTPMLLVMVAIGATDIIFALDSIPAIFGLTQEPYIVFTANAFALLGLRQLYFLIDGLLDRLVYLGYGLAAILGFIGIKLMLHALSQNNLPFIYDGQDVPVHEPSTGTSLLVIIGILVVTIVWSLLSPRGKALRALQNAEKFAHRYTQLPDDAPAEERAAAGQKMDYWTQRAEEVEHRYLDELIEHKDQWSAIIRIGHETRLEDANRRGIPALTSQKIVRTKGPVLAPDTNGKPNASESSESSDLKD